The genomic interval ctcaaaatcaataggggtcatctgcgagtcatgatcaatgtacctatgaagtttcatgatcctaggcccaagcgttcttgagttatcgtctgacaaccatctggtggacggacgtaccgacctaccgaccgactgacatgagcaaagcaatatataccccctcttcttcgaaggggggcataaaaagtaagtGACCAAAATTTGGAATAAAAATGAAGCGGATGAAGCCTGACagcctatgcagctctatggcttgaaccttagataatataatattgacaacttgacaacacttaagttatcaatttcaaagtatttgggagcaagaAAATccaatacaccaatttcccaatatgaagactaaaggatgcaaattttcccaatttcaggttttttttgcacttatttttcccaattgactGGTACCAGTACTTTCCTAACTGAGCTAAAAAATCcctgagaacatagccttttatgACTTATATGAAAGTGAGTTCTTATACTTTGTGTAGATTTACAGATATTTGCAAGTTGTATACAAGTTATACTTCTTCTACATTCACAGTTAATGACATTAAGTTATGCAATTTATTAGTTATTATTATAACGTTAGTTATATAGTATTCAAGCGAGATGTTTTACTTCATGCCCAAAAACTACCAGTTATTATCATGGGAGACAAATTTCGTCACAAGCTTGTCAGGCATAATAAGATTACCTCCCCTATGTGTTGGAGTACGTCTTGATTTTGCCTTCATACTGCCAGGTGTGACTGGTGAGCTCAGGCCGTGCTGAAGGCGCTTTCTTTGTCGCATGGACTTCTTCAATTTCTAAAATAAGTACATACCTCATTTATATTTGGTTTTCCATATTTTTCAACATCTAAGTTCTTCTATCCAAAATAGAATCATTTTGGGTATTAAACAAAGCACTAAGAAAACAGGTCAAGTCTTAGAAATAGATTTTTGAAaggaaataataaatgtattaggAAATCTACcctatttttttaaggaaattgAATCACCTGTTTAAAGGTGCCCACCACATCCCTGACAGATTGAGTAAGACTGGTTTGTCTTCTTAAAAAGTGTCCACCTGCATCAACATCACTCTTGATTTTGGTTTCTCCCTGCATGCTGTTCTGTTTAACCTAAAAGAAAGGTTCTTGTCAAGaaaaacttttttaaccaaactGTTTGTATAGTATGTAAGTTATtcaaccctttccctgatagatatGTATAATTCTGAGTCTATCGATTCCCAGATACATATgtttattaccgtctctatcgattaTCGCATACATACAACTTTTTCCGTCTATATCACAGTGCTTTCCACACGCAATTTTACggtccctcgccggggcgcttgaaattctAAAACAAAGTCTACAGGGCCTTGAAATATTCGGATCTGACAGTGTGTATTTTCATAAACTGCAACTAggcattcttaagatcaaagcgatatcacTTCGCCTAAAATTGTGAGAGCCAatttatgatcctctgtcaattacACCATGTATCTCTTTACCCAACTATGGCCTGCCTAAAGACGGATAATTGTTGTAATGGAAAATCGATAATGGCttatgagagcgcacgctttaatagttttaatgtttatttcagtatttttatatccttattgactaaacaaaagccctttaaacatgttttatatgtcaCTGTAaacagtgtttttgccaaccagtcagtcaCTGTCAGTGTGCATGAGGGGAAAATcccaaatgtaaaaaataacattCAACTGCATGGTCTTTAGAGATTAgactagtccaacttgttgacaccctcaaatattaagctactttttatattggtaatatttggagcgtccaACCGGGCTGGCATTTAAAATGTGTTggacttttttccttctttgtctatattgtcgcgcaaaggattttgtgcgcaacattcaagacCTGATTTACAACACTTAAAATCAAccgattgcaataatatttacatacctgggtagataattcatttctcgataatgttccgtaaaaattatgtaatgacactttgaattgacacgcctgagcaatttaaatccaaccactattcaattttttcaatatctctcgattcacTCGCTGTgaagatataaatcgataacataacctcgatgtaaagcatctggtttacaGTGGAAGTTTAAACAGTGTAAAAATACAGTTTGCTTTGTCTCTTGTGGTGCAGAGTGTTACATAGCAAACCGATGTTACacttctggattaatttagcattgttttttttctaaagtgacaataaaaaagttctgaaataaattacatcttttatttttatactgcacataaataatattgatacagatcgtatgtagtataccgtcctatgtaatgTAGAATGTAAGtagataaaacaacacagacagaggtgcgaaaaagacatgcataaaaacttgctgaaacttagaacagtgtcagaatagaaactgcaccatatctgttttgaacatatgcttattaaattgacaaagattagcatactagatctagttaggtaaaagtcggtgttaaaagctcatgttaaataaaattacctctacatgttacaccgtaatgccttcttctgattggttcatatttaagtcagtttcatgacatggctacaggtcagtgattgttttccGATTTAAGGAgaagtttaactggagaattaatgcctttctaacttcgattcgacgatatttgaggtaaaaatggacttctgaatcAAAGCTGAcagagttggtaatgttattttgcaattttatgcaaattgatgaaaattttaactttctggtttccaacacatAAAAGGTCCTTCAATGATGAGACGTttcaaagaatttagcccatataaaaagtatctataAATTATtcgcgcgtcttataaatgagactagagATTAGACAGAATAGACGGAATTGAAGTCACCCATTTTAAATTTGTAACGCTTGTTtccaaacaattaattaaaaaaattcaaagtaattaattaaaacaaataaaatattcatgttttacACAGTTGACATTCACCGTTTTGACGGTTAACATCACCATTTAAGTTGTTTGGAACTTACCTGCTTTGATGCTGGTGTTCCTATATAACCGTAGTTTTCTTTCCCGTCCCCTGAAATAAGTCTCTTAGCTGGCCATCTATTCTGAATAACTTTCTTTAAGGAAGCCATTATTCTTACATATGTGTGATAAATGGCTTTTGGTTGGATATAAAAGATATCAAGCCAATAAGCAACTTCAAAAGAGCCGCCAATTGTGATTTTGATAGATTACTAATCCGTCAAATACCGGTAGTTAATTCATAAAATCTGCTAAGGACATAAAGGTGCATGACAAATCGGTCTAGTATTCCAGCAACCTAatcactctcttacactgcggttcattacattcGGGTTGGTTGGCTGACTTTTCCCCCGCACCCCCCACACCCCcaccccaagacgtttcctccctagAAGTTTCaggtaaacaattataattattgaattaatgaattcattttgtTACAAACAAATTCAATTATACCTATAGATACTattcttttattataatttactgcaattatattatacatacatatacatagtGATAGACATTTTCGGAGTTTGTTAATTGgatttaatattatataagtaTTCTTGCGTTAGAATTCATTATGTTGGATCTTTGTTTAGATTGTAAGAAAATTGTTAGTGAACTAGAAGAAGCTATTGAATGTGATTTATGTAACGAGTGGCAGCACTGAACACGTGGAACcggtaaaattaaagaaattacaAGGAtggaaatattttcaaaaccaggcaAATAATAAGAAAGTTATGAgagtttgaaatatttttaaatattctatCAATATGGTAAACAGTTGACCACGCCCCATTTTCTGAATTTCATTTTGATGTCTATATATCATTTCATACATTATTGTTTTCGtttgaatttttatgccccccttcgaagaagagggggtatattgctttgctcatgtcggtcggtctgtcggtcggtctgtcggtccgtccaccaggtggttgtcagatgataactcaagaacgcttaggcctaggatcatgaaacttcataggaacattgaccatgactcgcagatgatccctattgattttgaggtcacttggtcaaaggtcaaggtcacaggtgaaggttacagttactggaaataggcattttaaggatttagcatggttcaaacaagggaaacaactaccgtttatgctgccccccttcgaagaagagggggtatattgctttgctcatgtcggtcggtctgtcggtcggtctgtcggtcagtccaccaggtggttgtcagatgataactcaagaacgcttaggcctaggataatgaaacttcataggaacattgaccatgactcgcagatgcccccttattgattttgaggtcacttggtcaaaggtcaaggtcacaggtgaaggtcacagttactggaaataggtattttaaggatttagcatggttcaaacaagggaaacaactaccgtttatgcatgttctttttgttacagcatttgcctcccttgtaatttatttaaattttaccaaatgtaaggctaactgaaTTTTTGTAATgaattgtatcaataaacatcgggaccaccaccaccaccaccaccaccaccaccaccaccaccaccaccaccaccaccaccaccaccaccaccaccaccaccaccaccaccaccaccaccaccaccaccaccaccaccaccaccaccaccaacaccaccaccaccaccaccaccaccaccaccaccaccaccaccaccaccaccacaatcaccaccaccaccaccaccaccgccaccgccaccgccgccgccgccgccaccaccaccaccaccaccaccaccgttgttcacagtgacagaaaacgtattcagacaatggctgctactacaacttatagcccatatggggggcatgcatgtttttcaaacagcccttgtttacacaTTGATTCAGTCTGTCATCAAGATTATGATATAATAAAAAGTTTGACACTAATATGTATAGTTATGCAGAATATTTGCTATTACTATTTACCATCCCACTTTAAAAATTAATCTAATCTGTAGCcaaaaaatgtaatgttttcgctaatattaaattaagtaacaacacacacctagcATTATACAAcatatcaggcacttatggtgcaatacacaagcattgattagattagcaagtgtattaTACAAGATAACAGCTGTTGTATAACGGGTACTTATGGTGAAATATACATGCGCTTTAATAAGCATTGGTGAGATTGGGTGACATCTTTaaagggggatagtcattcaaAAGATGAGTTtagcacattatcatacaaaaaacatttttaaatagtttatcaaatattattaatatcattgagttaaattattgaaatattaataagatttgattacatttgctaattatattattaaaaatgaaataatgtgcaagggcagtgcaattctgttttaattagtctaaattagTTATTAGTAAAAATTTAAATTTCAGTGACATCCAATGatttgattatatacatatgaatgcatgaaaaaaagacagttatacagtttatttataatatttaagtgttacaaggtaaacagttttgaaataaatataaatgtgattttaccatttttcaattcaccaattgaccctatttaattggataaaaaacaacaaacaactacagttccACTGTCCCCTGCCCAggtttactcaaactgaaataaatgttaattgtgtGTTCACaacgggtcttgattacacattattcttggttgcatgTGTGCTCCCAAATGAGCAACATATATTAGACCAagtgagcaacatgtataagatttTAAGAATATTCCACAATttcaccaacatgcacttactaattaTTTCCATGCATTTCTTACAcagttaacaaaaaatgaattctAAAACCAAATAAAACCAACAAACTGCTTCATAGATAAAGTTAATTAAAGTCttcataaacataataatcattttgataataaatcaagattatacttcaaccaaacaattattattttaggGGGGACGTCTGCACTAAAACaatggggaggaaacgtcttggggggaaacgtctggggaggaaacttCGGGGGGGGGGACTACAACTCTGCTAGAAGAATGCAACCTAACCAAACTCCAGGTTGCAAGCTAACATTCGGTCTTTACTGAGGCAATAAAATGCAGTGTGTTCATGAGATTCTCTGACGAATGCGACTGCATTATGTGCGAACCTGATGTTTGCCCAGGAACTCGTACATAACCTCACGAAAGGTGGACAGAATTTCGTATTATATCTGCAATACATCAATGAAGTtgttactgaaatattttttttatttggcttGGTCTTGTacttcggggggggggggggggggggggggtaaacggAGGAAAAGCCACCTATCGTATATTATTACCATCAACCACACTCACATGCCTCCGGGCACGGGGATTTAACTAGTATGACTGTTAGTTAGGTAGGTTTTAAACTCTTCTTTGtttgaaacataaataaatcgGCGAGCATCTCGAACACAATTGCTGTGCCAACTCGTCGGAAGCATCTTGACACGGACGATTGACTGATCCTCGCTGTATCTCCTAAAATATATAGTTGCTGGATTGGCAGGAGAGGTTAATTATCCGCGTTCCGAAGTCCAACGACTCGAGTAATTCAATTAGGCTAGTATAGAAGCTGGACAATATCGGCATTGTCAATATACATCTATATCCACCTCGGATAACCCGTATAAAGTATTTTCTCGATCTTTTTCTAGGTATATTTCAACGTGTTTCAAACAAGATACTATTAGAACGCATTGCTTGTACAGCCATCTTGGCCCTGGTGACGTTACCatctttttatattatttatagtaTGGCATTCGCAAAGAAATTTGACTGGTTTTGAGTATAATTATGATACAATGTGCGTACACTAAAACACACCTGAGGCGATgttgatttcaatattaaaattacttgttcacatattttcgtaATGATAGTTTCACAGTTAAAATTTAACTGCAATATTGAAATCgagtatataatttaaaattgttcaatTGTTTGCGTTATTTGTAACAATACGCAAATCAGCAATTTAATTGTCAAATAAAAATGTAAGTACATCACGCCTGCTAGCCGAGCGGTTGAGGCGATACCGTTTTTAAACCAAAGGCAAATGGTTTTATTCCCGCACAGGCCTTTATTGAAATGGAGTTCTACACTTCGATGTGTACATCTAGAAATTAAATGCCTTTACTGAAACACTTAAACTGCCCCAATCGGTTATTACGTTTCTAATATTAGATTACTATAATATTACTATGTTTagtcacggagcgtatattgacataatattactatgtttagtcacggagcgtatattgacgtgatttagttaaaatgtctcTTTTTTTGCACTGTAAAACATACAGCAAATGAAAAATGTGATAAGAATGTATCTTAACTAGTATTAGAATATGTTGTCGTGTACAACgtaaaacagtaaacatttcccTATATTGTAAGCAttgttttcagttatttcttcAGTACTTGCATTTGAAAGTCTACAACTAAGCTGGTAAAACAATTGATTATCTGAAAACCAAGTGTACCTTATTAGTTACAAAGGTTATTGGTACAAATGCGTTTTATGACGGCCAATATGCCATCGACACAATGgaattatttatgtaataatatGGATTAACAGTTCAACGCAGACGGTATTCCCATCACTGAATGGAGTGTCGTTTTATCGCTACAGAGTGCCAAACAAAACTCGTGAAATTATTGTCGCAGATATGAATGAAAAAACTATACCTAGCGAAAAACACGAAAGGTTAAGCCTATCGTCGATAACAATATGTAATATTATACAGGAAAAAAACTAGCATGAATTACGTATATGTGCGTCACGCTGTTTTATGTCGACTGAATTCGGAAGTTTACATACCTCAAATTAACATGACAAGACGTAGTGCATGATACACGAGACGACAAATTCAGAAGTAAGCGTGGCCGGtgtgaaacacattttacacTGTGCGTCGGTTTAAAGggcatgttcacagattttggcatgtattgaagtttgtcattaaatactttatattgataaatgtaaacaaaaagctccagtaaaaaatttagaataaattttaacaaaacgaaaaaaggaaccctcaacagggctgGAACCACTGAAGCCCAGAGTCATGGAGTAaaaatgtcacgtaattacaaATTGTGAACACACAGTttcaaacaaagttcatttctgatttcatcgagacttatttctgttgaatattttctaacacaacgcttgctaatgatCATGAAATACAATTTGACAGCACggcggccaacatggccgccacgtcaagaagacgtgacaaatcCCAAAGTTCTTTTCAGATCTACGTGAAGACTGTTCACTACcaactaaaacactgcattttatccccaggttaatttacattaaatttacttgtaatttccattggtcaccaaTGTCCGGGCTTATTACGGAATGGTTACATTGCACCTTGGGAATTGATAGCCCAAACTGTTCGAGTTCTTACATGCTTATAGAATATTCTAAAACCTCATTACTCGGTGTGACATAAAACTTTGTGTTGTGTTTGCCTGTGATTGCCTGTGAATTATTTTATATGGCCTTTACCAATCAGATTTTCTGTTGACCCCTTTCATGTGTACCATTACAATGATTATATGAGGTAATAACAATCCTATATGTCATTAGGTTGACCTGTTccgttaatcaaatgtctgtcagttatataatcccttaatttcctaatcttaacatattgtattaaacttttcaatttatttaccccACACTATTTCATGTTTACTTGCTTATTGACAAACCTTCCAATATTTTAGCTAGTCTTTACATGCACgagatgaactctcaaatagtttgaccactttaaacttttaacttctgcttacgtataagatagaaatattgatgtaaattaccttttaacattttcttacatattagtaattataacagttactaaacaattactcaaacatattattaacatatttccctattattaaatatatCTGTACTTTAATTTCtatcataataataaacaatatgcGTATGCTGTTATGTCACAAAAAGTTTActtcttagaccactcggccatgtGTGTTCATACAACGAgggatatattttatactttttatactaGTTATATagaagcaatccttgtagtttcacaaaatacaacgacaacattagaactctaaattattcaatattttcgcgttgcaacgctttataattttcaggtttttaaatcgtcaaaagatgcatataatggctttttagagcatggtaaatgttcagtattactgtttcctcacaaacatcataactaaaacgaaaatttggcaatctgaaacaactttttttaaatattgtcaatttaccaaaacgtgttaaggcccctttaagtcttaGGCAATGACGATTACAAGGTTAGTTGAAGCCTCTTGAAGGGAGTTCACGCTGCTTGACGTAACTCGTTTTCTAAATTGGCGCCACGCGTCTCACAATTTTGTTCCAGTAAGTCTTTTAAACGCGTGATCTTTCCGATTTAGAACTCCGACTTTTAAACAGTTTTTGTTATGCCACtcatttgtcttttttttaatattttagttCAACATTACATTTCATGATCATGGAACATGCAAGAATGAACAAAGCGCAGTTGATCTTTCTTTTGCCAAAAAGAATGTATGTGGCCCTGCAGTGTGAATACTACAATGTAATATATATTCCTGTTCTTATTAACATGCATATTTTAGTTCGGTTCATGTTggaattgttttcttttttagtgTTTTTGAATGGATTAATTACTGTATAACTTATGTCCAACTTTTGTGTACATCAATGGCAATCACCACGACTCAGTTTTGATCGAAAAATAGACACGGCTGTCTTGCGTGTCAGACTCAATGTTGAGATTCCGAGTCACGATGGCAGCAAAGATACATTCGTTTCAGGCATCGTGTAATTAAAGGTCATTCACAATTCACATGACTGTTTGTTCAATCAAATATCTGCAAAGTTACTTTTCACTCAAACATAACTTTCTTTGCTGCGGACGATAACTATTACGCCATGTTTATTTTTGGAGTTAAGTTCCTGATCTAATGGAGGTAGGCGAAGGAACTCATATCTGTTGCTCTTAGTAATTTGTCAATCTAAGATAGGGAGCTAAAGAATAATGCTTATTTTGAAATCAGATTATACCCTTATTGAAAAAAATACGGCTACCAAATGAATACAAAACATTACTCGTACTTCAACATCAATGCTGGCCATGATGTTTACATTTGAATAGAGTTAAGGGGTGCATCAACGGTCTTTCACAAATTCCATGAACACTGTGCACTCCATCAACAAAAAGTGTCATACGAAGTTTAATTGCAATAGGAATACCCTAAACACTATTGGTTTGAAAacgtttaaatacaaacattctgcACATTTTTAGTTTCAAGCAATCCCAGAAATCTGCAGCTGCCGTAACCGATTGTGGACCAAATAGtaagtgaataaataaaaacataaataaattaataaatctagGTAAGACGTCTGACGCTGCCAGAAGCCAATTGTTCGTTCGCTTGCAAATGTTCGGATGTCTTTGCGGGAAATTTTAAcagaatatattgtcccacaaaaaaaaCGCGCATTTAGTATCTTAGAGGGGCCGTTcaacagattatggcatgtattgaagcttgtcattaaatgctttaaatgctttatattgataaatttgaacatttgaactataaatctccagtaaaaaaaaaacaagaatacaatttaaaaaaaaggaaaaaagtaaccctcatcagggctcgatccactgacccctggagtcatggagtaaaaagcatcccgcctagaccactcgaccatctacGCTCCTATTTAgagttatataagcaatcctcttagtttcccaaaatatcgaatcgcgccgatacgacgctttatttgttggacggcccctttaatacgAGCGAAGGGCGAATAAGCAGGTATCAAAATCACtgtacaaattaaacaaaaagaaaacgaATTGCAGAAAAATATGTGTAAGTAAGGCCGGTTTTGTTTCTGCTTCTATTTACAATGGTACATGTATGTCATGTCCATTTTACACCAGAGTACTCATATCGATAGCGTATCGCATGCGTACAGTGTTACTTTCTGCACAATTCAACCACAACGATTTTACTAC from Dreissena polymorpha isolate Duluth1 chromosome 1, UMN_Dpol_1.0, whole genome shotgun sequence carries:
- the LOC127856444 gene encoding uncharacterized protein LOC127856444 is translated as MASLKKVIQNRWPAKRLISGDGKENYGYIGTPASKQVKQNSMQGETKIKSDVDAGGHFLRRQTSLTQSVRDVVGTFKQKLKKSMRQRKRLQHGLSSPVTPGSMKAKSRRTPTHRGGYREVRMYSPFSIDTFKPSPAGFRQGRRNKWFDIETPTRLRKEVEDLTANMQALINLTPNTLKSRASRRSLHLAATPSTPKTQSS